From a single Gimesia fumaroli genomic region:
- a CDS encoding GGDEF domain-containing protein — protein MSYLIASIIEVFTNNVAHGVSSLSVVAIACVCLLQYAVYSLKMSAVRQENEEFQRNISAVEEELNDVQSDRAMTLIENHILREFVTQSEFDQTIELLLKRYVPSLREGFGIYLNQIGGEFKLREARGITKNTKAVYEVDSEILHQLRSENVLILRGKKLRESQIYGCLHEQDRSRVQKLCLMAVYDKEDVSGIFITTDLYPKGVDEKQQIKLAKRLLICISRNIVKNQDFESHRYELRVTREQLELRSLADQQYKTPVKMLEEFLDRLRQLTNSSRAGLFLSTPGEESGCKAIVQCGITLQTGVKTRWREHEINLVRIGLSSGENTSLAGDQLENHGIRSLIGAALISPLVTNRKRIGAICLTSQESQPYDERSLRLISWASQFLSNTLLKVLSHATIERQAKQDGLTGLVNRRSFDELIEDEFNRAHSMQMSCSLILIDLDHFKSVNDTYGHQAGDEVLRRVAHILRERIKEIRSSDSVIAARYGGEELAILLPDIGLAGTERIAEVIRHSIETSTIEFNDTVIPVTASLGISTYAPHVMESVEAMVAAADGALYQAKAEGRNRVCSLTSSPV, from the coding sequence TTGTCTTACCTTATCGCATCAATCATAGAAGTGTTTACGAATAACGTAGCGCACGGCGTGTCCAGCTTGAGTGTCGTGGCGATCGCTTGTGTATGCCTGCTGCAGTATGCTGTTTACTCTTTGAAAATGTCTGCCGTTCGTCAAGAGAATGAGGAATTCCAACGTAATATTTCTGCAGTTGAAGAAGAATTAAACGATGTTCAATCTGATCGTGCCATGACACTGATCGAGAATCATATTCTGCGTGAATTTGTGACTCAGTCTGAATTTGACCAGACCATAGAATTATTATTGAAACGATATGTTCCATCTTTACGCGAAGGATTTGGAATCTATCTCAATCAAATTGGTGGTGAATTCAAATTAAGAGAAGCGCGGGGTATCACTAAGAATACCAAAGCCGTCTACGAAGTTGATTCAGAAATACTGCATCAATTACGCAGTGAAAATGTTCTGATCTTGCGCGGGAAGAAACTGCGTGAATCTCAAATCTACGGCTGCCTGCACGAGCAGGATCGATCGCGAGTCCAAAAGCTCTGCCTGATGGCTGTGTATGATAAAGAAGATGTTTCGGGCATCTTTATCACGACCGATCTGTATCCCAAAGGCGTGGATGAAAAACAGCAGATAAAACTGGCAAAACGATTACTGATCTGTATCTCGCGGAACATTGTAAAAAATCAGGATTTTGAATCTCACCGTTATGAATTACGGGTGACAAGAGAGCAGCTCGAACTACGTTCTTTAGCTGACCAGCAATATAAGACTCCCGTCAAAATGCTGGAAGAGTTTTTGGATCGGCTCCGTCAGTTGACCAATTCCAGCAGGGCAGGTTTATTCCTGTCGACACCGGGTGAAGAATCGGGCTGTAAAGCCATTGTACAATGTGGAATTACCCTTCAGACTGGGGTGAAGACCCGTTGGCGTGAACATGAAATCAATCTGGTCCGAATTGGATTGAGTTCGGGCGAGAATACATCATTGGCAGGTGATCAATTAGAAAACCATGGGATTCGATCATTGATCGGCGCTGCCTTGATTTCTCCACTGGTGACGAATCGGAAACGTATTGGAGCCATCTGTCTGACCAGTCAGGAGAGTCAGCCTTACGATGAGCGCTCCCTGCGATTGATTTCCTGGGCTTCTCAGTTTCTTTCCAATACACTTCTCAAGGTACTGAGTCATGCCACAATTGAACGACAGGCGAAGCAGGATGGTTTAACAGGATTAGTGAATCGTCGTTCCTTCGACGAATTGATCGAAGACGAATTCAACCGCGCTCATAGTATGCAGATGTCGTGTTCGTTGATTCTGATTGATCTGGATCATTTCAAATCCGTAAACGATACTTATGGCCATCAGGCAGGAGACGAAGTTCTCAGGCGGGTGGCTCATATTCTGAGAGAACGAATCAAAGAGATTCGCTCTTCGGACAGCGTGATCGCCGCCCGCTATGGTGGCGAAGAACTTGCAATTTTACTGCCTGACATTGGTCTGGCAGGTACTGAACGGATTGCAGAGGTCATCCGGCATTCGATCGAAACGTCAACGATTGAATTTAATGATACTGTCATTCCAGTGACAGCCAGTCTGGGCATTTCGACCTATGCACCCCATGTTATGGAGAGTGTAGAAGCGATGGTTGCAGCTGCCGACGGTGCACTCTATCAGGCTAAGGCAGAAGGAAGAAACCGGGTTTGCAGCCTGACCTCCTCTCCTGTTTGA
- a CDS encoding 2Fe-2S iron-sulfur cluster-binding protein, which translates to MPKLTVENVGEFEVESGKRLVLALTDNAHVDQLHACGGAGRCTTCRVEFIEGEPNQMTVAEKTTLEARELSGCRLSCQILCDHDMTVRVISRLEGSGRADTGNRPKDEIEPQPVEWVDK; encoded by the coding sequence ATGCCGAAACTGACTGTTGAAAATGTAGGAGAGTTCGAAGTGGAATCGGGGAAACGGCTGGTACTGGCCTTAACCGATAATGCTCACGTCGATCAATTACATGCTTGTGGTGGCGCAGGTCGCTGCACGACATGTCGTGTCGAGTTTATAGAGGGTGAACCGAATCAGATGACCGTCGCAGAAAAAACTACGCTCGAAGCCCGGGAATTGTCCGGATGCCGATTGAGCTGTCAAATTCTCTGTGATCATGATATGACTGTCCGCGTTATCAGCCGTCTTGAAGGCAGTGGACGCGCTGACACAGGCAATAGACCGAAAGACGAAATTGAACCACAGCCCGTTGAATGGGTTGATAAATAA
- a CDS encoding HEAT repeat domain-containing protein, whose product MRQSTCSFQAFSRIGMLAARMTAIPLLATGLLLLSSSALLSQQPAPPNQPNPEQPAAKKKPAAAQPKPGMQDPGLDQVKELMTPEEAERFRKTKLRDFEELLRGGKISSDADKKLIAEGARYNLYLMTLKQDPRKPENKTDLKKLRANILRDIQFSGRVSGNYQARELYLEELTKRAEDLFDNHRLVRFSAVVLLSSLDLRDEDRRKKLNRVAYVPAYAPLLKIIASPRQPTELKIIAANGLARIGEIGDPTNSRRVSIVEALIPALELSVQEHSWYQRSLVDTLGSMGITDNLARRPVVVNALLKVMNDPKRTWRVRSSAAYNLGKLPLKANSDIKLITYSIVDLTRKMIKAYNANNKARFWKRYFWNVYLAFKPQAAGMDNGLTQKPVNQTVVNDAYKQIIKPVKTVLQPGVTPPIAPDVTKSMDDWLKKNLPKNFRVAPVQAKPKNQQVAEGN is encoded by the coding sequence GTGCGACAATCTACATGCTCGTTTCAGGCCTTTTCGCGAATTGGAATGCTGGCCGCCAGAATGACGGCGATTCCTCTACTGGCAACCGGTCTGTTACTCTTAAGCAGTTCGGCGCTTCTGAGCCAACAGCCTGCTCCCCCTAATCAACCCAATCCTGAGCAGCCAGCTGCAAAGAAAAAACCAGCGGCAGCACAACCGAAACCCGGTATGCAAGATCCGGGGCTAGATCAGGTCAAGGAGTTAATGACTCCCGAAGAAGCCGAGCGATTTCGAAAAACGAAACTGAGAGACTTTGAAGAATTGCTGCGAGGAGGAAAGATCAGTTCCGATGCAGACAAAAAACTCATCGCTGAGGGCGCTCGCTATAACCTGTACCTGATGACATTGAAACAGGATCCTCGAAAGCCGGAAAACAAAACCGACCTGAAAAAACTCAGAGCAAATATCTTACGCGATATTCAATTCTCGGGGCGTGTTTCAGGCAATTATCAAGCCAGAGAACTGTATCTCGAAGAACTCACCAAACGCGCAGAAGATTTATTTGATAATCATCGGCTTGTTCGTTTCAGCGCAGTTGTGCTGTTATCAAGTCTAGATCTGAGAGATGAAGATCGACGGAAAAAGCTCAATCGGGTTGCTTATGTACCTGCTTATGCTCCGCTTCTCAAAATCATTGCATCACCAAGACAACCCACCGAATTAAAAATTATTGCCGCGAATGGCCTCGCCCGAATTGGAGAAATTGGCGATCCCACGAACTCCCGTCGTGTTTCGATCGTAGAAGCACTCATTCCTGCATTAGAACTCTCAGTACAAGAGCATTCCTGGTACCAGAGAAGCTTGGTGGATACTCTGGGATCTATGGGCATTACTGATAACCTGGCCCGCCGCCCGGTCGTTGTAAATGCTTTGCTCAAGGTAATGAACGATCCCAAACGAACCTGGCGTGTCCGATCCTCAGCAGCCTACAATCTGGGAAAACTTCCGCTTAAAGCCAATTCAGATATCAAGCTGATCACATATTCGATCGTTGATCTGACTCGGAAAATGATCAAAGCCTATAACGCGAATAATAAAGCCCGCTTCTGGAAACGCTATTTTTGGAATGTCTATCTGGCCTTCAAACCACAGGCGGCTGGCATGGATAATGGTTTAACTCAAAAGCCAGTGAATCAGACAGTCGTCAATGATGCCTACAAACAAATCATCAAACCAGTAAAGACGGTCCTCCAGCCAGGAGTAACCCCCCCCATTGCCCCCGACGTCACCAAATCAATGGATGACTGGTTGAAAAAAAATCTTCCTAAAAACTTCCGTGTTGCTCCCGTTCAGGCAAAGCCGAAAAATCAGCAAGTTGCTGAAGGAAATTAA
- a CDS encoding 3-keto-disaccharide hydrolase, giving the protein MNKTIVLPCSLSGNRFPQICLLFCLILFVTLSGSVSAEKKKEASSDKKAAKADTHKKKNATPWVSLFNGKNLEGWKVPEFGGEGEVHVKDGNLMLEMGVDLTGVTLTKIKNLPKTNYEVELEAMRVDGTDFFCGLTFPVKKDPCSFILGGWGGSLCGISSIDGDDASQNSTTTFQTFKKKQWYKIRLQVTDHKIQAWLDGKQIVDQNLKDRKISIRHEVELSRPFGITSFATTAALKNIRLRKLTQQEVANTAPK; this is encoded by the coding sequence ATGAACAAAACCATTGTCCTTCCCTGTTCACTGTCAGGAAATCGTTTCCCTCAAATCTGTCTGCTGTTCTGCCTGATTCTGTTTGTTACCTTGTCAGGATCGGTTTCTGCCGAAAAGAAAAAAGAAGCATCATCCGATAAGAAAGCAGCCAAGGCAGACACCCACAAAAAGAAAAACGCAACTCCATGGGTATCACTATTCAATGGCAAAAATCTCGAAGGCTGGAAAGTCCCTGAGTTTGGTGGAGAAGGGGAAGTCCATGTCAAGGATGGGAACCTGATGCTGGAAATGGGCGTCGATTTGACCGGCGTCACGCTGACAAAAATCAAAAACCTTCCCAAAACCAACTACGAAGTTGAGCTGGAAGCCATGCGTGTCGATGGTACAGATTTCTTCTGTGGTTTGACTTTTCCAGTTAAAAAAGATCCCTGTTCCTTCATTCTTGGTGGCTGGGGCGGCAGCCTGTGCGGAATTTCCAGTATTGATGGAGATGATGCCTCTCAAAACAGTACCACCACCTTCCAGACCTTTAAGAAGAAGCAGTGGTATAAAATCCGTCTCCAGGTGACGGATCATAAAATTCAGGCCTGGTTGGATGGAAAACAGATCGTCGATCAGAATTTGAAGGACCGCAAAATTTCGATTCGTCATGAAGTCGAACTTTCCCGCCCCTTTGGAATTACATCATTCGCTACAACAGCCGCTTTGAAAAATATCCGACTTCGCAAGTTAACTCAGCAGGAAGTCGCGAATACGGCACCGAAGTAA
- a CDS encoding mandelate racemase/muconate lactonizing enzyme family protein — MKITDVRAIQPVGENSPADWRTSLGQILVAIDTDSGITGYGVGGGGLAGMHVVKTVLRDLLLGRNPEEISQLWDEMYQATLAFGRKGIAVMALSGVDLALWDLRGKHEQQPLVSLLGGKPGKKIPTYRTVWDPQELQTISGHAGYKLHLGKVAAPGQRELMISAIEQARSLIGPDPLLMVDAWMKWDVESTIAISQEIASSRIEWIEEPLSPDDLAGYRLLKEQSAVPIAGGEHEFTSAAFGQLIEEQLHSVLQPDVCWCGGLTELIKIYTMANKAGLRVCPHRGCEIWALHAIAALDPDPLAETGRPWMTWVAGQPEVKEGTIELSDRPGFGLLFDEQNLFLVN; from the coding sequence ATGAAAATCACAGACGTTCGCGCGATACAACCCGTTGGAGAAAATTCCCCTGCCGACTGGCGTACCAGCCTGGGCCAAATCTTGGTTGCCATTGATACCGATTCGGGAATCACGGGTTATGGCGTTGGCGGGGGAGGACTCGCGGGCATGCATGTTGTCAAAACGGTTCTCCGCGATCTGTTGCTAGGTCGAAATCCGGAGGAGATTTCTCAGCTCTGGGATGAAATGTATCAGGCCACGCTGGCGTTTGGACGCAAGGGAATTGCGGTCATGGCTCTCAGTGGAGTCGATCTGGCATTATGGGACCTGCGTGGAAAACACGAACAGCAACCGCTTGTCTCTCTGCTGGGAGGTAAGCCGGGAAAGAAAATCCCGACATACCGTACCGTCTGGGATCCTCAGGAATTACAGACAATATCAGGACACGCCGGCTACAAGCTACACCTGGGTAAAGTCGCAGCCCCAGGTCAACGCGAGTTGATGATCTCTGCTATCGAACAGGCGCGTTCATTGATCGGTCCCGATCCACTCTTAATGGTGGATGCCTGGATGAAATGGGACGTCGAATCTACAATCGCGATCTCTCAAGAGATTGCATCTTCCCGGATTGAGTGGATTGAAGAACCACTCTCGCCTGACGATTTAGCCGGCTATCGACTTCTCAAAGAACAATCTGCCGTTCCGATTGCCGGAGGAGAGCACGAATTCACTTCGGCTGCCTTCGGCCAGTTAATCGAGGAGCAGTTGCATTCCGTACTACAGCCAGATGTCTGCTGGTGTGGTGGTTTGACGGAACTCATCAAAATCTACACAATGGCAAATAAAGCAGGGTTACGTGTTTGTCCTCATCGAGGATGTGAAATCTGGGCTCTGCACGCGATTGCTGCTCTTGATCCTGATCCACTTGCGGAAACCGGACGCCCCTGGATGACCTGGGTCGCTGGACAACCTGAAGTGAAAGAGGGAACTATTGAATTATCAGACCGCCCTGGATTTGGTCTGCTGTTCGATGAACAGAATCTCTTCCTTGTCAATTGA
- a CDS encoding glycosyltransferase family 2 protein, protein MSDPISHEPGTVPPRGRVIAVMPAYNAASTLERTVSDIPEGSVDEIVLVDDCSSDNTVEVAKHLGLTVIQHERNTGYGGNQKTCYRYALEAGADYVVMIHPDYQYDSRVVPVAIELIRLGICDVILGSRIRTRAEALEGGMPLYKYVANRGLTIMENIALGQNLGDFHSGFRAYRREVLEKIPFEKNSDDFVFDSQFLAQAVRFGFKLSDIPVPVRYFEEASSINFRRSARYGLLTLGVLLQYWGNRLGIWKSDIFSDNRQHLVD, encoded by the coding sequence ATGTCTGATCCCATTTCTCACGAGCCTGGTACTGTTCCTCCCCGAGGTCGCGTCATCGCTGTGATGCCGGCTTACAATGCAGCCAGTACTCTGGAACGAACGGTTTCTGATATTCCAGAAGGCTCGGTTGATGAAATTGTACTGGTCGATGACTGTAGCAGCGATAACACAGTTGAGGTGGCGAAGCATCTGGGTTTAACCGTGATCCAGCATGAACGGAATACCGGTTATGGTGGAAACCAGAAGACGTGTTACCGATATGCATTAGAAGCCGGCGCTGATTATGTGGTGATGATCCATCCGGATTATCAATATGACAGTCGTGTTGTGCCGGTCGCGATTGAACTCATTCGTCTGGGAATATGTGATGTGATTTTGGGATCACGGATTCGGACCAGGGCGGAAGCGTTAGAAGGCGGGATGCCACTATATAAGTATGTCGCCAACCGTGGACTCACCATAATGGAGAACATTGCACTCGGACAGAATCTCGGCGATTTTCACAGTGGCTTTCGTGCTTACCGGCGTGAAGTTCTGGAAAAAATCCCTTTCGAAAAAAACTCCGACGACTTTGTGTTTGATAGTCAGTTCCTGGCACAGGCAGTACGATTTGGTTTTAAACTGAGCGATATCCCTGTGCCGGTCCGTTACTTTGAAGAAGCCTCAAGTATCAATTTTAGACGCAGTGCCCGCTATGGTTTATTGACCTTGGGCGTGCTCCTGCAATACTGGGGAAATCGACTTGGAATCTGGAAATCAGATATTTTTTCTGATAACCGACAGCATCTGGTCGATTGA
- a CDS encoding prenyltransferase/squalene oxidase repeat-containing protein — translation MRRVLAFLLITGCVLLPVTESTFAKTRDPKLQKAVTNALGYLAREQRRQGYWEANGGQYRVAMTALAGNALLAEGSTTTRGKYAKNIKNAVDYLLEMSQPNGLIGYKNDYHYTYGHGYSMVFLSQVYGEEEDSLRRDELKKVLMKAVEFCAGAQTTRGGWGYVSAKDGNDFDEGSTCITQVQGLRACRNAGIPVDKKIIDRAKKYIADCTTQDGGVQYSIRGGGARPAITAAACAALFNAGEFDSDHLKNMLEYCRKNIWPGGSSNRYFGHWHYAHFYYAQVMYRGETKNWDKYIKDIGQQIIRKQSASGAWMEGHVGPVYTTAINATILQLDNGYLPIYQK, via the coding sequence ATGCGAAGAGTTCTGGCTTTCCTACTGATCACTGGCTGCGTACTCCTGCCTGTCACGGAATCTACATTCGCGAAAACCCGTGATCCCAAGCTTCAGAAGGCGGTGACAAACGCACTGGGATATCTGGCGAGAGAACAACGTCGTCAGGGGTACTGGGAAGCCAACGGAGGCCAGTATCGTGTCGCGATGACCGCCCTTGCCGGGAATGCGCTGCTGGCAGAAGGTTCAACCACCACACGTGGCAAATACGCTAAGAATATCAAGAACGCCGTTGATTATCTTCTCGAAATGAGCCAGCCAAACGGCTTGATCGGCTACAAGAATGACTACCATTACACTTATGGGCATGGATATTCCATGGTCTTTCTGTCACAAGTTTACGGCGAAGAAGAAGATTCATTACGCCGCGATGAACTGAAAAAAGTGCTGATGAAAGCTGTCGAGTTCTGTGCCGGTGCCCAGACAACACGAGGTGGCTGGGGATACGTTTCCGCCAAAGACGGGAATGACTTTGACGAAGGATCAACGTGTATCACCCAGGTTCAGGGGCTACGTGCCTGCCGCAATGCGGGTATTCCTGTTGATAAAAAGATCATTGATCGAGCAAAGAAATATATCGCAGACTGCACGACTCAAGATGGCGGGGTCCAATACAGTATTCGAGGCGGCGGTGCCAGACCGGCGATAACCGCAGCCGCCTGTGCGGCTCTGTTCAATGCGGGAGAATTTGATTCTGATCACTTAAAAAACATGCTGGAGTACTGCCGAAAAAACATCTGGCCGGGCGGAAGTTCGAACCGCTACTTTGGGCACTGGCACTACGCCCATTTTTACTATGCCCAGGTCATGTACCGCGGCGAAACCAAAAACTGGGACAAGTATATCAAAGATATCGGCCAACAGATTATCCGCAAACAATCAGCGTCTGGCGCCTGGATGGAAGGTCATGTCGGCCCGGTTTATACAACCGCAATCAATGCGACCATCCTGCAACTGGATAATGGATACCTGCCGATCTATCAGAAATAA
- a CDS encoding leucine-rich repeat domain-containing protein yields the protein MMKFDTFLTPIVAVCFLMTLMSLAGCNQESPQTANQPEPIKEDPPIPTAPAGPAILSEEDIHERLKKDNPDYQNNAEFGKVKGEIISVNLFNTKVENISALEGLKLQYLDLTNCPVTDLSPLKGMKLLELYLEGTYVSDLRPLKGMPIQILRLEHTPISDISPLEGMPLNQLNLFDTKVKNLNLINTLPLKTLWIPKTEITDISPLKGMLLESLDIQDTKVADISPLRGMPFLRLNLANSDVTDLTPLKGMPLQRLIFTPSKITKGMNIVRENQSIQGIGTNFDNVKAAAEFWKEYDLSQSAKKK from the coding sequence ATGATGAAATTCGATACGTTTCTTACCCCCATAGTAGCAGTCTGTTTTCTAATGACTCTAATGTCTCTGGCAGGATGCAATCAGGAATCACCTCAGACCGCCAACCAGCCGGAGCCGATCAAAGAAGACCCACCCATTCCCACAGCGCCAGCAGGTCCTGCGATTCTGTCCGAAGAGGACATTCATGAACGCCTGAAAAAAGACAATCCTGATTACCAGAACAATGCTGAGTTTGGGAAAGTAAAAGGAGAAATCATTTCGGTCAATCTGTTCAACACCAAAGTGGAAAATATTTCCGCACTTGAGGGATTGAAATTACAATATCTTGACCTGACCAATTGCCCGGTTACTGATTTAAGCCCTTTAAAGGGGATGAAGCTGCTGGAACTTTATCTGGAAGGAACTTATGTCAGCGACCTACGCCCTTTGAAAGGCATGCCAATTCAGATTCTCCGATTGGAACATACTCCGATCTCGGATATCTCCCCCCTGGAAGGCATGCCCCTCAATCAGCTCAATCTGTTTGATACGAAAGTCAAAAACCTGAACCTGATCAATACACTTCCCTTAAAAACACTGTGGATTCCCAAAACGGAAATCACTGATATCTCTCCACTCAAAGGAATGCTTCTGGAAAGTCTTGATATTCAAGATACGAAAGTAGCCGATATTTCCCCACTGAGAGGGATGCCATTTCTGAGGTTGAACCTGGCAAACTCAGACGTTACCGATTTGACTCCGCTCAAAGGGATGCCTTTACAACGGTTGATCTTCACACCATCCAAAATCACAAAAGGTATGAATATCGTTCGTGAGAATCAATCCATTCAGGGAATCGGAACGAACTTCGATAATGTGAAAGCGGCTGCTGAATTCTGGAAAGAATATGATCTCAGCCAAAGCGCGAAGAAAAAATAA
- a CDS encoding histone deacetylase family protein: protein MADFFQSPTFLLHETGQHPENPFRLTKIKERVTEEKIANLKNVNQWASGTPQEILRVHTAEYLKELEQFCADGGGQISTDTVVCFESYNVATYAAGCAVTAVNEVLGKKTKRAFCAVRPPGHHALPDQAMGFCLLNNVAIAARHAIQQHQLNRILIVDWDVHHGNGTQEIFYKDGQVYFFSAHRFPFYPGTGTAQETGAGDGLGTIWNLPLAFGISRKDYFEKFEQMLLEAARKCRPELVLISAGFDAHKDDPIGSLGLETEDFGKLTQLVLNVAQEYCEGKVVSLLEGGYNPAKLAESVVSHLKVLSQK, encoded by the coding sequence ATGGCTGATTTTTTTCAGAGTCCTACGTTTTTACTCCACGAAACAGGTCAACATCCTGAGAATCCGTTTCGTTTGACAAAGATCAAGGAGCGGGTTACGGAGGAAAAAATTGCGAATCTAAAAAACGTGAATCAATGGGCTTCCGGAACACCTCAAGAGATACTTAGAGTTCATACAGCCGAGTATTTAAAGGAATTAGAACAGTTTTGTGCCGATGGTGGAGGCCAGATTTCGACGGATACGGTAGTCTGTTTTGAGTCTTATAATGTGGCAACGTATGCTGCAGGATGTGCTGTGACTGCAGTGAATGAAGTGCTGGGAAAAAAGACGAAACGAGCATTTTGCGCAGTGCGACCGCCGGGACATCATGCCTTGCCTGATCAGGCGATGGGGTTTTGTCTGTTGAATAACGTGGCGATCGCAGCCCGGCATGCCATTCAACAACATCAACTGAATCGGATTCTGATCGTTGACTGGGACGTTCATCATGGCAATGGAACGCAGGAGATCTTTTACAAAGACGGGCAGGTATATTTTTTCTCGGCCCATCGATTTCCCTTTTATCCGGGGACTGGGACTGCGCAGGAAACAGGGGCAGGCGACGGACTGGGGACAATCTGGAATCTGCCACTTGCATTTGGAATTTCCCGAAAAGACTATTTCGAAAAATTCGAACAGATGTTGCTGGAAGCGGCGCGAAAATGCCGACCGGAACTGGTCCTGATCAGCGCAGGCTTTGATGCGCACAAAGATGATCCGATTGGCTCTTTAGGTTTAGAGACTGAGGATTTCGGCAAACTGACACAGTTAGTGCTGAATGTTGCCCAAGAATATTGTGAAGGCAAGGTCGTCAGTCTACTCGAAGGAGGTTACAACCCAGCGAAACTCGCCGAGTCTGTCGTCAGCCATTTAAAGGTGCTGAGTCAGAAATAA
- the aroF gene encoding 3-deoxy-7-phosphoheptulonate synthase, translating to MIVVMKPNATAEMVQAMVKRVEEMGLKAHVIVGEERTVIAAAGVKRDGHQAELESCDEVEKIVPIIASYKVASKETKPEPTVVQIRDLKIGGSHVGVIAGPCSVESEEQILQVARQVKAAGATGLRGGAFKPRTSPYSFQGMKEEGLKLLALAREETGLAVVTEVMTPEHVDMLCQYADVLQIGARNMQNYHLLQAVGETRTPVLLKRGPSASIEEFLLAAEYILDQGNQQVMLCERGVRTFETHTRFTLPLATVPYLHERTHLPVVIDPSHGTGIASLVPPMCAAAIAAGCDGLILEVHPDPSRAMSDGAQSLTPEVFADTMETCRKVAAAIGKELG from the coding sequence ATGATAGTAGTAATGAAGCCTAATGCCACAGCGGAAATGGTCCAGGCAATGGTGAAGCGTGTGGAAGAAATGGGGCTGAAAGCACATGTCATCGTTGGCGAAGAACGAACTGTGATTGCAGCCGCTGGTGTTAAACGAGACGGCCATCAGGCAGAGCTTGAATCGTGCGACGAAGTAGAAAAAATCGTTCCTATCATCGCTTCGTATAAAGTCGCCAGCAAAGAAACCAAACCGGAACCCACGGTCGTCCAGATACGTGATCTTAAAATTGGAGGTTCTCATGTTGGTGTGATTGCAGGCCCTTGTTCCGTGGAAAGTGAAGAACAAATACTGCAGGTTGCCCGTCAGGTGAAAGCAGCTGGTGCAACTGGGTTACGAGGTGGTGCTTTCAAACCACGAACCAGCCCTTACTCGTTCCAGGGAATGAAAGAAGAAGGCTTAAAGCTATTGGCCCTGGCACGTGAAGAAACAGGACTTGCCGTCGTCACCGAAGTCATGACTCCCGAACACGTTGACATGCTCTGCCAATATGCCGATGTATTGCAAATTGGTGCCCGCAACATGCAAAACTATCACCTGCTGCAAGCAGTCGGTGAAACGCGTACTCCTGTACTGCTCAAACGAGGCCCCTCCGCCTCTATTGAAGAATTCCTTCTCGCCGCAGAATACATTCTCGACCAGGGTAATCAGCAGGTCATGCTTTGTGAGCGGGGAGTGAGAACATTCGAAACACATACCCGATTCACCTTGCCTCTGGCAACGGTCCCTTACCTGCATGAGCGAACACACTTGCCTGTTGTGATTGACCCCAGTCACGGTACCGGCATCGCCAGTCTGGTTCCTCCCATGTGTGCCGCCGCGATTGCCGCCGGCTGTGATGGATTGATCCTCGAAGTTCACCCTGATCCTTCTCGCGCGATGAGCGATGGTGCCCAGTCACTGACTCCAGAAGTTTTCGCTGATACGATGGAGACCTGCCGCAAAGTGGCCGCAGCCATCGGGAAGGAATTAGGATAA